One genomic segment of Protaetiibacter intestinalis includes these proteins:
- a CDS encoding Gfo/Idh/MocA family protein, with amino-acid sequence MSFVFPEPTHVPLRGGAVRRWGVLAPGAIARDWVDAVHRYTDQRVVAVASRSAPRAEAFAREHGIRTHYASYESLVADPEVDVVYIAAPHTEHRRLALLAIDAGKHVLVEKPMGVSAADALEIVLAARTAGVFAMEAMWSRFLPQTTIIRRLLDDGVLGAPAGAAATFAGRFEYDPHSRAFDPALGGGSLLDLGVYTLWWSQFVLGRPETISASGELAPTGVDADARVVLGYGPEVSASSFTSMTVELPITAMVAGSNGLKLEVEPFVGPGGFRLGRLDGGNAYWEDETGMRWRDGLAYQAAAVAQHLSDGLLEAPEHPLEATLDILSTIDEARRQLGAA; translated from the coding sequence GTGAGCTTCGTCTTCCCCGAACCCACCCACGTGCCGCTGCGGGGCGGCGCGGTGCGGCGCTGGGGGGTGCTCGCGCCCGGCGCGATCGCCCGCGACTGGGTGGATGCGGTGCACCGCTACACCGATCAGCGGGTCGTGGCGGTCGCCTCGCGCTCCGCCCCGCGCGCCGAGGCCTTCGCGCGCGAGCACGGCATCCGCACCCACTACGCCTCCTACGAGTCGCTCGTCGCCGACCCCGAGGTCGACGTCGTGTACATCGCGGCGCCGCACACCGAGCACCGGCGACTCGCGCTGCTCGCGATCGACGCGGGCAAGCACGTGCTCGTCGAGAAGCCGATGGGGGTCTCGGCGGCCGACGCGCTCGAGATCGTGCTCGCCGCGCGCACCGCGGGCGTGTTCGCGATGGAGGCGATGTGGTCGCGCTTCCTGCCGCAGACGACGATCATCCGCCGGCTGCTCGACGACGGCGTGCTCGGTGCGCCCGCCGGGGCCGCGGCCACCTTCGCGGGCCGCTTCGAGTACGACCCGCACAGCCGCGCCTTCGACCCGGCGCTCGGCGGCGGCAGCCTGCTCGACCTGGGCGTCTACACGCTGTGGTGGTCGCAGTTCGTGCTCGGCCGGCCCGAGACGATCTCGGCCTCCGGCGAGCTCGCGCCGACCGGGGTGGATGCGGATGCGCGCGTCGTGCTCGGCTACGGGCCCGAGGTGTCGGCGAGCTCGTTCACGAGCATGACGGTGGAGCTGCCGATCACGGCGATGGTGGCGGGCTCGAACGGGCTGAAGCTCGAGGTGGAGCCGTTCGTCGGCCCGGGCGGCTTCCGTCTCGGGCGGCTCGACGGCGGCAACGCCTACTGGGAGGACGAGACGGGCATGCGCTGGCGCGACGGGCTCGCCTACCAGGCGGCCGCCGTGGCTCAGCACCTCTCCGACGGCCTGCTCGAGGCCCCCGAGCATCCGCTCGAGGCGACCCTCGACATCCTGAGCACCATCGACGAGGCCCGCCGCCAGCTCGGCGCCGCCTAG
- a CDS encoding acyl-CoA dehydrogenase family protein: MSGLSAELLERMRERAPGYDRENRFFDEDLAELRAAGYLRPRSLLESVRDQRLLAAFAPATALAVNMHLVVVGIARTLAERGDDSLEWVLADAEAGELFAFGNSEPGNDLVMWDSLTTAERVETPVAGYAFTGTKIFTSLAPAWTRLIVFGKQTDGPDGPRLVHGILTRDDPGVTTLDDWDTLGMRATQSRTTRLDGAVVPDARIVRFLPVGPNADPFIFALFANFLLLIGAVYAGIADRALELAAEAAHRRTSLKNGGAPYSADPDIRWRVADAALALDALAPQLETLARDVDEQADRGARWFRELTGAKHRATETARHVVDQAMRVAGGGGYRSSSELARLQRDVLAGIYHPSDTESVHATVAQNLLGPLP; encoded by the coding sequence GTGAGCGGGCTGAGCGCGGAACTGCTGGAGCGGATGCGGGAGCGGGCCCCCGGGTACGACCGGGAGAACCGCTTCTTCGACGAGGACCTGGCCGAGCTGCGGGCGGCCGGGTACCTGCGGCCGCGCTCCCTGCTCGAGAGCGTGCGCGACCAGCGGCTGCTCGCCGCCTTCGCGCCCGCGACGGCGCTCGCGGTCAACATGCACCTCGTCGTGGTGGGCATCGCCCGCACCCTCGCCGAGCGCGGCGACGACTCCCTCGAGTGGGTGCTCGCGGATGCCGAGGCCGGCGAGCTGTTCGCCTTCGGCAACTCGGAGCCCGGCAACGACCTCGTCATGTGGGACTCGCTCACGACCGCCGAACGCGTGGAAACCCCCGTCGCCGGTTACGCTTTCACGGGCACCAAGATCTTCACCTCGCTCGCCCCCGCCTGGACGCGCCTCATCGTCTTCGGCAAGCAGACCGACGGGCCGGACGGCCCGCGCCTCGTGCACGGCATCCTCACCCGCGACGACCCCGGCGTCACCACCCTCGACGACTGGGACACCCTCGGCATGCGCGCCACCCAGTCCCGCACCACGAGACTCGACGGCGCCGTCGTGCCCGACGCGCGCATCGTGCGCTTCCTGCCGGTCGGCCCGAACGCCGACCCGTTCATCTTCGCCCTGTTCGCCAACTTCCTGCTGCTCATCGGCGCCGTCTACGCCGGCATCGCCGACCGCGCGCTCGAACTCGCCGCGGAGGCCGCCCACCGCCGCACGAGCCTCAAGAACGGCGGGGCCCCGTACTCGGCCGACCCCGACATCCGCTGGCGCGTGGCGGATGCGGCGCTCGCCCTCGACGCCCTCGCCCCGCAGCTCGAGACCCTGGCCCGTGACGTCGACGAGCAGGCCGATCGCGGGGCGCGCTGGTTCCGCGAGCTCACCGGCGCGAAGCACCGGGCGACCGAGACGGCCCGGCACGTGGTCGACCAGGCGATGCGGGTGGCGGGCGGAGGCGGCTACCGCAGCTCGAGCGAGCTGGCCCGGCTGCAGCGCGACGTGCTCGCCGGCATCTACCACCCCTCCGACACCGAGTCGGTGCACGCGACCGTCGCCCAGAACCTCCTCGGCCCCCTGCCCTGA
- a CDS encoding alpha/beta hydrolase, whose translation MDELHVIVLPGGGYHRHAPHEGEPVAEWLRGLGHAASVFEYPVLTRHPGPLDAVRARVREVRAAGAARVALLGFSAGGHAAGMAAYAPGAAPEEAVDAVVLCYPVVSMMLEEHRGSRENLLGAGASWAARRATSLDLLVSASAPPSFVWHTAEDGVVPVQHSYLLGMELAAAAVPHELHVLPGATHGIGLAEGSPAAAWTTLCAAWLHALP comes from the coding sequence ATGGACGAGCTGCATGTGATCGTGCTGCCGGGCGGCGGCTACCACCGGCACGCGCCGCACGAGGGCGAGCCGGTGGCCGAGTGGCTGCGGGGGCTGGGGCACGCGGCGAGCGTGTTCGAGTACCCGGTGCTGACCCGGCATCCGGGGCCGCTGGATGCGGTGCGCGCGCGGGTGCGCGAGGTGCGTGCGGCGGGGGCCGCGCGGGTGGCGCTGCTCGGGTTCTCGGCGGGCGGCCACGCGGCGGGGATGGCCGCGTACGCGCCGGGGGCGGCGCCCGAGGAGGCGGTCGACGCGGTCGTGCTCTGCTATCCGGTGGTGTCGATGATGCTCGAGGAGCACCGCGGCTCGCGGGAGAACCTGCTCGGCGCCGGCGCCTCGTGGGCGGCGCGGCGGGCGACCTCGCTCGACCTGCTGGTGTCGGCATCCGCGCCGCCGAGCTTCGTGTGGCACACGGCCGAGGACGGCGTGGTGCCGGTGCAGCACAGCTACCTGCTCGGCATGGAGCTCGCGGCCGCCGCGGTGCCGCACGAGCTGCACGTGCTGCCGGGCGCGACCCACGGCATCGGCCTCGCCGAGGGCTCCCCCGCCGCGGCCTGGACCACCCTCTGCGCCGCCTGGCTCCACGCATTGCCCTGA
- a CDS encoding SGNH/GDSL hydrolase family protein, which translates to MTAPLLFIGDSITDAGRRDDPDGLGSGYVRLVAASLAARGDRRTVLNRGIGGDRIGDLRDRWEADVLAHAPGTLSVYVGINDTWRRFDSGLVTTTADFESAYRGLLEEARVASAPRLVLVEPFLTPVTPEQEGWLDDLAGKREAVATLASEFGAAFVPLHRILTVAALHHGPAAIAADGVHPTPLGAELIAEAWEAAEGALSS; encoded by the coding sequence ATGACCGCACCGCTGCTGTTCATCGGCGACTCCATCACGGATGCCGGCCGCCGCGACGACCCGGACGGCCTCGGCTCCGGCTACGTGCGGCTCGTCGCCGCCTCGCTCGCCGCCCGCGGCGACCGGCGCACCGTGCTCAACCGCGGCATCGGCGGCGACCGCATCGGCGACCTCCGCGACCGGTGGGAGGCGGACGTGCTCGCCCACGCCCCCGGCACCCTCTCGGTGTACGTCGGCATCAACGACACCTGGCGGCGCTTCGACAGCGGGCTCGTCACGACGACCGCCGACTTCGAGTCCGCCTACCGCGGCCTGCTCGAGGAGGCACGCGTCGCCTCCGCCCCGCGCCTCGTCCTCGTCGAGCCGTTCCTCACCCCCGTGACGCCCGAGCAGGAGGGGTGGCTCGACGACCTCGCCGGCAAGCGGGAGGCGGTGGCGACCCTCGCGAGCGAGTTCGGGGCCGCCTTCGTGCCGCTGCACCGCATCCTCACCGTCGCCGCGCTGCACCACGGCCCCGCCGCGATCGCCGCCGACGGCGTGCACCCCACCCCGCTCGGCGCCGAGCTCATCGCGGAGGCCTGGGAGGCGGCGGAGGGCGCGCTCTCGTCCTAG
- a CDS encoding aldo/keto reductase — MLDIALQPVTVGTSGLGKRPGADAGLARAILSSRFHQADTSNNYADGESERLLGEAIRELGGLPEDRVVFSKGDQDPVTGAFTGERMKRSFEESTGRLGLETLPLYQLHDPYTISVAQAMAPGGPVDVLVRLREQGRIGAIGIAAGTRELVEEYVKTDAFDVVLTHNRYTVVDRSAERIIELATERGMTVFNAAPFGAGILAGDNFRGATYGYSEPSPEFLAHVAAFRALCAEWGVEPATAALHFSLREPRIHTTVVGVNSVERLHELQGHVDAVVDVEFWAALEALGTPPAPPTD, encoded by the coding sequence ATGCTCGACATCGCGCTGCAACCCGTCACCGTCGGCACCTCGGGCCTCGGCAAGCGGCCCGGGGCGGATGCGGGGCTCGCGCGGGCGATCCTCAGCTCGCGCTTCCACCAGGCCGACACCTCCAACAACTACGCCGACGGCGAGAGCGAGCGGCTGCTGGGCGAGGCGATCCGCGAGCTCGGCGGGCTGCCCGAGGATCGCGTGGTGTTCTCGAAGGGCGACCAGGACCCGGTGACGGGCGCCTTCACGGGCGAGCGGATGAAGCGCTCCTTCGAGGAGTCGACCGGCCGGCTGGGCCTCGAGACGCTGCCGCTCTACCAGCTGCACGACCCGTACACGATCTCGGTCGCGCAGGCGATGGCGCCGGGCGGTCCCGTCGACGTGCTCGTCCGGCTGCGCGAGCAGGGCCGGATCGGGGCGATCGGCATCGCGGCGGGCACCCGCGAGCTCGTCGAGGAGTACGTGAAGACCGACGCGTTCGACGTCGTGCTCACCCACAACCGCTACACGGTGGTCGACCGCTCCGCCGAGCGCATCATCGAGCTCGCGACCGAGCGCGGCATGACGGTGTTCAACGCCGCCCCGTTCGGCGCCGGCATCCTCGCGGGCGACAACTTCCGCGGCGCCACCTACGGTTACTCCGAGCCGAGCCCCGAGTTCCTCGCGCACGTCGCCGCGTTCCGCGCGCTGTGCGCCGAGTGGGGCGTCGAGCCGGCGACCGCGGCGCTGCACTTCTCGCTGCGCGAGCCCCGCATCCACACGACCGTCGTCGGGGTGAACTCGGTCGAGCGGCTGCACGAACTGCAGGGCCACGTGGATGCCGTGGTCGACGTCGAGTTCTGGGCCGCCCTCGAGGCGCTCGGCACCCCGCCCGCACCGCCCACCGACTGA
- a CDS encoding sensor histidine kinase, with amino-acid sequence MSGRGGPVRGWERWYALVDDPHPLLKQTPTAVALLIAIVLTFAWPDLEFAPFGTAMAGIGVVVAATALAGVFTLQRRQPDDWVVLIVPTIDIIGLGLFRAGTGGAGSLFAGLILLPIVWLAAAPGFRHVLLVAWLSSFALLMPYLADPPANTSQWLRVIISPAIFSVVAAVVNELSRVGRVRTAEAERLAAERAGALEQNLVVLAQLQESEQRYRELLEMFRSVWNATTAQAVIGTDHTGLIVAWNPGATGLLGPEDIDTEYAARIEEFFPFEELDELDAGAPETAPDDPLPRGLRALFSLADRGEAVERELELLRQSGTTVPVRLTVTTRRDGDGNPVGYLLIAVDETRAIEVARMKDEFVGMISHELRTPLSSILGYLELLRDDPQHPLGEEQLQFLGVAERNARRLLTLVGDLLFTAQVESGQFPLDAREIDLVPVVAGAVETAAPTSDAAGISLVAQLPDEPVLLLADPVRMGQAVDNLVSNAVKFTPRGGTVTVGLSASADEVTVTVRDTGVGIPPDEVDRLFTRFFRATTATRNAVPGVGLGLNITKAIVTAHGGWMDVSSEEGVGTEFRMVLPRTPR; translated from the coding sequence ATGAGCGGACGCGGCGGACCCGTGCGCGGCTGGGAGCGCTGGTACGCGCTCGTCGACGACCCGCATCCGCTGCTCAAGCAGACCCCCACCGCGGTCGCGCTGCTGATCGCGATCGTGCTGACCTTCGCCTGGCCCGACCTGGAGTTCGCCCCGTTCGGCACCGCGATGGCCGGCATCGGCGTCGTCGTCGCGGCGACCGCGCTCGCGGGCGTCTTCACGCTGCAGCGGCGCCAACCCGACGACTGGGTCGTGCTGATCGTGCCGACGATCGACATCATCGGGCTGGGCCTCTTCCGCGCCGGCACCGGCGGGGCGGGTTCGCTCTTCGCGGGCCTCATCCTGCTGCCGATCGTGTGGCTCGCCGCCGCCCCCGGTTTCCGTCACGTGCTGCTCGTGGCGTGGCTGTCGTCGTTCGCACTGCTCATGCCGTACCTCGCCGATCCGCCCGCGAACACCAGCCAATGGCTGCGCGTGATCATCTCGCCCGCGATCTTCTCCGTCGTGGCCGCGGTCGTGAACGAACTCTCCCGCGTCGGGCGGGTGCGCACCGCCGAGGCGGAGCGGCTCGCGGCCGAGCGCGCCGGCGCCCTCGAACAGAACCTCGTCGTGCTGGCCCAGCTGCAGGAGAGCGAGCAGCGCTACCGGGAGCTGCTCGAGATGTTCCGCAGCGTGTGGAACGCCACCACCGCGCAGGCGGTGATCGGCACCGACCACACCGGGCTCATCGTCGCCTGGAACCCCGGCGCCACCGGACTGCTCGGCCCGGAGGACATCGACACCGAGTACGCGGCCCGCATCGAGGAGTTCTTCCCCTTCGAGGAGCTCGACGAGCTCGACGCGGGAGCCCCCGAGACGGCGCCCGACGACCCCCTGCCCCGCGGGCTGCGGGCCCTCTTCTCGCTCGCCGACCGCGGGGAGGCGGTCGAGCGCGAGCTCGAGCTGCTGCGGCAGTCGGGCACCACCGTGCCGGTTCGGCTCACCGTCACCACGCGTCGCGACGGCGACGGGAACCCGGTCGGCTACCTGCTCATCGCGGTCGACGAGACGCGCGCCATCGAGGTCGCCCGTATGAAGGACGAGTTCGTCGGCATGATCTCGCACGAGCTGCGCACGCCCCTCAGCTCGATCCTCGGCTACCTGGAGCTGCTGCGCGACGACCCGCAGCATCCGCTCGGCGAGGAGCAGCTGCAGTTCCTCGGGGTGGCGGAGCGCAACGCCCGGCGACTGCTGACCCTCGTCGGCGACCTGCTGTTCACGGCGCAGGTCGAGTCGGGGCAGTTCCCGCTCGACGCGCGCGAGATCGACCTCGTGCCGGTCGTGGCGGGGGCGGTCGAGACAGCCGCACCCACGAGCGACGCGGCCGGCATCTCGCTCGTCGCCCAGCTGCCGGACGAGCCGGTGCTGCTGCTCGCCGACCCCGTGCGCATGGGTCAGGCGGTCGACAACCTCGTCTCCAACGCGGTCAAGTTCACCCCGCGCGGCGGCACCGTGACGGTCGGGCTGAGCGCGAGCGCCGACGAGGTCACGGTGACCGTGCGCGACACCGGGGTCGGCATCCCGCCCGACGAGGTCGACCGGTTGTTCACCCGCTTCTTCCGCGCCACCACCGCGACCCGCAACGCGGTGCCGGGCGTGGGCCTCGGCCTCAACATCACGAAGGCGATCGTGACCGCGCACGGCGGCTGGATGGACGTGTCGAGCGAGGAGGGCGTCGGCACCGAGTTCCGGATGGTGCTCCCGCGCACCCCGCGCTGA
- a CDS encoding response regulator transcription factor has product MSDGLLALVVDDSDDQAELLRRYLERAGCRVVTASSAERALELLDGLDPALAVIDLVLPGISGEELAGRLRESHPGCLLAITSVLDASRYPEADAVLPKPFTGAQLARVAEQARRA; this is encoded by the coding sequence ATGAGCGACGGACTGCTCGCCCTCGTCGTCGACGACAGCGACGACCAGGCGGAGCTGCTGCGGCGCTACCTCGAGCGCGCCGGCTGCCGTGTCGTGACCGCCTCGAGCGCCGAACGCGCCCTCGAACTGCTCGACGGGCTCGACCCGGCGCTCGCCGTCATCGACCTCGTGCTGCCCGGCATCTCGGGCGAGGAGCTCGCGGGGCGCCTGCGCGAGAGCCACCCGGGGTGCCTGCTCGCCATCACCTCGGTGCTCGACGCCTCCCGGTACCCGGAGGCGGACGCCGTGCTGCCGAAGCCGTTCACGGGCGCCCAGCTCGCCCGCGTCGCGGAGCAGGCGCGGCGCGCATGA
- a CDS encoding glycosyltransferase family 2 protein — protein MMDAVWDVLYDVLVVVLIVFVATGAVPVLTAAFHFLMVPLHSVVNHYRRADAYFPRVAVVIPAWNEALVIGATVERMLQLSYPEERLRVYVVDDASTDHTPEVMAGLVGEHPGRVVHLRREQGGQGKAHTLNHGLRIILGDDWAEAVLITDADVIFTPESLQKMTRHLADDKVGAVSAYIAEGSRDRNYMTRFIAIEYVLSQLAARRAQNVLGAQACLAGGAQLHSRANLEAIGGRIPTGTLAEDTVATFESQLHGRRMVFEPRAVVLAEEPRTIDALWKQRLRWARGNVQVSWIYRKVWFRPHRGHHLGNIAFGLSWFSIFLLPFAMVLSSLGLVGLLLLQSELAELVFRALWVTASVCFLFSMLVGIQLDPRIGRHAWREAFLFPGLVSFVVMIAALFPGLIEVWLPSLFGLKLLPWGEYALTLFVYVWISAAMLAAWAARAVEATRVGRWLSPLLIYLVGYGPMLCAITVDSYIKEWRRADASWIKTEKVGRVLG, from the coding sequence ATGATGGACGCCGTCTGGGACGTGCTGTACGACGTCCTCGTCGTCGTGCTCATCGTGTTCGTCGCCACCGGCGCGGTGCCCGTGCTGACCGCCGCCTTCCACTTCCTCATGGTGCCGCTGCACAGCGTCGTCAACCACTACCGCCGTGCCGACGCGTACTTCCCCCGCGTCGCCGTCGTCATCCCCGCCTGGAACGAGGCGCTCGTCATCGGGGCGACCGTCGAGCGGATGCTGCAGCTGAGCTACCCGGAGGAGCGCCTGCGCGTGTACGTGGTCGACGACGCCTCCACCGACCACACCCCCGAGGTGATGGCAGGCCTCGTCGGCGAGCACCCCGGCCGCGTCGTGCACCTGCGGCGCGAGCAGGGCGGCCAGGGCAAGGCGCACACCCTCAACCACGGACTCCGGATCATCCTCGGCGACGACTGGGCCGAGGCCGTGCTCATCACCGACGCCGACGTCATCTTCACCCCCGAGTCGCTGCAGAAGATGACCCGCCACCTCGCCGACGACAAGGTGGGCGCGGTCTCCGCCTACATCGCCGAGGGCAGCCGCGACCGCAACTACATGACCCGCTTCATCGCGATCGAGTACGTGCTCTCCCAGCTCGCCGCCCGCCGCGCGCAGAACGTGCTCGGCGCGCAGGCCTGCCTCGCGGGCGGCGCCCAGCTGCACTCGCGCGCCAACCTCGAAGCCATCGGCGGCCGCATCCCCACCGGCACCCTCGCCGAGGACACCGTCGCCACCTTCGAGTCGCAGCTGCACGGGCGGCGGATGGTGTTCGAGCCGCGCGCGGTCGTGCTCGCCGAGGAGCCGCGCACCATCGACGCGCTGTGGAAGCAGCGCCTGCGCTGGGCGCGCGGCAACGTGCAGGTGTCGTGGATCTACCGCAAGGTGTGGTTCCGCCCGCACCGCGGCCACCACCTCGGCAACATCGCGTTCGGGCTGAGCTGGTTCAGCATCTTCCTGCTGCCGTTCGCGATGGTGCTGTCGTCGCTCGGCCTCGTCGGCCTGCTGCTGCTGCAGAGCGAGCTCGCCGAGCTCGTGTTCCGCGCCCTCTGGGTCACCGCATCCGTGTGCTTCCTGTTCTCGATGCTCGTCGGCATCCAGCTCGACCCGCGGATCGGGCGGCACGCCTGGCGGGAGGCGTTCCTGTTCCCCGGGCTCGTGTCGTTCGTCGTCATGATCGCGGCGCTCTTCCCCGGGCTCATCGAGGTGTGGCTGCCGAGCCTGTTCGGGCTGAAGCTGCTGCCGTGGGGCGAGTACGCGCTCACCCTGTTCGTGTACGTGTGGATCTCGGCCGCCATGCTCGCCGCGTGGGCGGCGCGCGCCGTCGAGGCCACACGCGTGGGAAGGTGGCTCTCGCCGCTGCTGATCTACCTCGTCGGCTACGGCCCGATGCTGTGCGCGATCACCGTGGACTCGTACATCAAGGAGTGGCGCCGGGCCGACGCCAGCTGGATCAAGACCGAGAAGGTCGGAAGGGTGCTGGGATGA
- a CDS encoding PHP domain-containing protein: MTHPELRGDHHVHSTFSDDAVSTLAENVAAAHAAGLTELRLVDHVRESTTWVPEFLAAVAALEIPDGLTVHTGVEAKILDARGALDVPADLAGVDRILIADHQFPGPDGPWSPGVTIERLAAGLSVDSALDLLIGGLVGAMQRHPGNQLAHCFSILPKVGLDEAQLGRDRLNAWAHTAAATDTLVEVNEKWACPGPAALAAARDAGVRLVASTDSHVASDVGRYERVGALLDAARGGG, encoded by the coding sequence ATGACCCACCCCGAACTGCGCGGCGACCACCACGTGCATTCGACCTTCTCCGACGACGCGGTCTCCACCCTCGCCGAGAACGTGGCGGCCGCGCACGCCGCGGGGCTCACCGAGCTGCGGCTCGTCGACCACGTGCGCGAGTCCACCACCTGGGTGCCCGAGTTCCTCGCCGCCGTCGCCGCACTCGAGATCCCCGACGGCCTCACGGTGCACACCGGGGTGGAGGCGAAGATCCTCGATGCGCGGGGCGCCCTCGACGTGCCGGCCGACCTCGCCGGCGTCGACCGCATCCTCATCGCCGACCACCAGTTCCCCGGCCCCGACGGCCCGTGGTCGCCCGGCGTCACGATCGAGCGGCTCGCCGCGGGGCTCAGCGTCGACTCGGCGCTCGACCTGCTGATCGGCGGGCTCGTCGGGGCGATGCAGCGGCATCCCGGCAACCAGCTCGCCCACTGCTTCTCGATCCTGCCCAAGGTGGGGCTCGACGAGGCCCAGCTCGGGCGCGACCGGCTGAACGCGTGGGCGCACACCGCGGCCGCCACCGACACCCTCGTCGAGGTGAACGAGAAGTGGGCCTGCCCCGGCCCAGCCGCCCTCGCCGCCGCACGCGACGCCGGGGTGCGGCTCGTGGCATCCACCGACAGTCACGTCGCCTCCGACGTCGGCCGCTACGAACGCGTCGGCGCCCTGCTCGACGCGGCACGCGGAGGCGGATGA
- a CDS encoding ATP-grasp domain-containing protein: MTRVLVTGAGGPAGVAVIRSLLRRPDVTVFAADMDGWASGIYLVPAGQRRLVEPGRSEAFIPGLKTLIADDGIDVVISTVDVELQALAERRDELAPAVLAAPSADTLATALDKLALAERVAPHARVPRTVLAGPDALDVDWEFPVFAKPRSGAGSRGIRVVPDRAALEALPLDENLIVQDLLPGEEYSVDVIADADGRVVAAVPRTRTRVDSGVAIAGRTVIDPELEETAAAVARAIGLVGVANVQLRRDREGRAALLEVNPRFPGALPLTIAAGVDIPSLVVDLFTGRPLPERLDFRELATVRFLEDVILDPAELLVSEHAGHQDETP, translated from the coding sequence ATGACCCGCGTGCTCGTGACGGGCGCGGGCGGCCCCGCCGGCGTCGCCGTCATCCGCTCGCTGCTGCGGCGACCCGACGTGACCGTGTTCGCGGCCGACATGGACGGCTGGGCGAGCGGCATCTACCTCGTGCCCGCCGGGCAGCGCCGGCTCGTCGAGCCCGGCCGCTCGGAGGCGTTCATCCCGGGCCTGAAGACGCTCATCGCCGACGACGGCATCGACGTCGTCATCTCGACCGTCGACGTCGAGCTGCAGGCCCTCGCCGAGCGCCGCGACGAGCTCGCCCCCGCCGTGCTCGCCGCACCCTCCGCCGACACCCTCGCGACCGCGCTCGACAAGCTCGCCCTCGCCGAGCGCGTCGCCCCGCACGCGCGCGTGCCCCGCACCGTGCTCGCGGGTCCGGATGCGCTCGACGTCGACTGGGAGTTCCCCGTCTTCGCGAAGCCCCGCTCCGGCGCGGGCAGCCGCGGCATCCGCGTCGTGCCCGACAGGGCCGCGCTCGAGGCCCTGCCGCTCGACGAGAACCTCATCGTGCAGGACCTGCTGCCGGGCGAGGAGTACTCGGTCGACGTGATCGCGGATGCCGACGGTCGCGTCGTCGCCGCGGTGCCGCGCACCCGCACGCGCGTCGACTCGGGCGTCGCCATCGCGGGACGCACCGTCATCGACCCGGAGCTCGAGGAGACCGCCGCCGCCGTGGCGCGCGCGATCGGCCTCGTCGGCGTCGCCAACGTGCAGCTGCGCCGCGACCGCGAGGGCCGCGCCGCGCTGCTCGAGGTCAACCCGCGCTTCCCCGGGGCGCTGCCGCTCACCATCGCCGCGGGCGTCGACATCCCCTCGCTCGTCGTCGACCTGTTCACGGGCCGCCCGCTGCCCGAGAGGCTCGACTTCCGCGAACTCGCCACCGTGCGCTTCCTCGAGGACGTCATCCTCGACCCGGCCGAACTGCTCGTCTCCGAGCACGCCGGCCACCAGGACGAGACGCCATGA